A stretch of the Vitis vinifera cultivar Pinot Noir 40024 chromosome 16, ASM3070453v1 genome encodes the following:
- the LOC100246683 gene encoding probable aquaporin TIP5-1, producing the protein MLTKMAPNSLSVRLEESFTRNALRSYLAEFISTFIFVFAAVGSAMSSRKLMPDATSDPSSLLVVALANAFALSSAVYIAAGISGGHVNPAVTFGLAVGGHVSIPTAMLYWISQMLGATMACLFLRVTTVGQHVPTHAIAEEMTGFGASVLEGVLTFALVYTVYAAGDPRRGPLGSIGPLAIGLIEGANVLAAGPFTGGSMNPASSFGSALVGGTFKNQAVYWVGPLIGGALAGLLYENVVFPPQDTAISQVGV; encoded by the exons ATGCTTACTAAAATGGCTCCCAACTCGCTGTCAGTCCGCTTGGAAGAATCCTTTACCCGCAACGCCCTCAGATCCTACTTGGCCGAGTTCATCTCCACTTTCATCTTCGTTTTTGCCGCTGTCGGATCCGCTATGTCTTCCA GGAAACTGATGCCGGATGCCACGTCTGATCCATCTAGTCTGCTTGTGGTTGCACTGGCAAATGCGTTTGCATTGTCGTCGGCAGTGTATATTGCTGCAGGGATCTCGGGAGGACATGTGAATCCGGCTGTCACGTTCGGATTGGCGGTGGGAGGCCACGTCAGCATCCCCACTgccatgttgtactggatttcACAGATGCTGGGTGCCACCATGGCTTGCCTGTTCCTGAGAGTCACCACTGTTGGTCAG CACGTTCCGACCCATGCAATAGCGGAGGAAATGACCGGGTTCGGAGCATCCGTATTAGAGGGCGTCCTGACATTCGCACTTGTGTACACGGTCTACGCTGCAGGTGACCCGAGGCGAGGCCCACTGGGATCCATCGGACCCCTTGCCATCGGGCTAATAGAGGGAGCCAATGTGCTGGCGGCCGGGCCATTCACGGGAGGGTCTATGAACCCGGCATCCTCATTCGGGTCAGCCCTAGTTGGAGGCACCTTCAAGAACCAGGCGGTTTACTGGGTGGGACCCTTGATTGGTGGCGCACTGGCTGGGCTGCTGTATGAAAATGTGGTTTTCCCTCCTCAAGACACTGCAATTTCTCAAGTTGGGGTGTGA